The Limnochorda sp. LNt genome includes a region encoding these proteins:
- the gcvPA gene encoding aminomethyl-transferring glycine dehydrogenase subunit GcvPA encodes MDFVPLTPAEREAMLARIGVKSVDELFADIPPQARLDRPLDLPPAMSEAELIAHMRTLAARNADLDRYVCFLGGGAYDHLIPSVVRHILGRSEFYTAYTPYQAEVSQGVLQTIFEYQTLVCQLTGLDVANASMYDGASAAAEAALMATAHTGRRRVVVSAAVHPEYRQVMATYLANQDVALDTVPWRMGVTHLDALQQAVDDRTAAVVMQNPNFFGAIEEMDAAAAIAHRHGALLVAVVDPISLGILAPPGEYGADIAVGEGQALGNAISFGGPYLGFFAARRELIRRMPGRIVGISRDVEGRRGFVLTLQTREQHIRRERATSNICTNQALNALAATVYLAMLGRQGIRRVGELCVQKSHYAFERLTKVPGIRPAWDAPFFKEFVVEMDGAVPEVLTRLWQEYGIIGGLPLGRFYDNLDRAVLWCVTEARTRDEIDRLVAALHQLG; translated from the coding sequence ATGGACTTCGTGCCCCTGACCCCTGCCGAGCGGGAGGCCATGCTGGCCCGCATCGGCGTCAAGAGCGTCGACGAGCTCTTCGCCGACATCCCTCCTCAGGCCCGCCTCGACAGGCCCCTCGACCTGCCGCCGGCCATGAGCGAGGCCGAGCTCATCGCTCACATGCGCACGCTGGCGGCGCGCAACGCGGACCTGGACCGCTACGTCTGCTTCCTGGGCGGGGGAGCCTACGACCACCTGATCCCGTCGGTGGTGCGCCATATCCTGGGGCGGTCCGAGTTCTACACCGCCTACACCCCCTACCAGGCCGAGGTGAGCCAGGGAGTCTTGCAGACCATCTTCGAGTACCAGACGCTGGTCTGCCAGCTGACCGGCCTGGACGTCGCCAACGCCTCGATGTACGACGGGGCGTCGGCGGCCGCGGAGGCCGCCCTGATGGCGACGGCCCACACCGGGCGCCGGCGGGTCGTGGTCTCGGCCGCGGTGCATCCCGAGTATCGTCAGGTGATGGCCACGTACCTGGCCAACCAGGACGTCGCCCTCGACACGGTCCCCTGGCGCATGGGCGTCACCCACCTCGACGCGCTGCAGCAGGCCGTCGATGACCGCACCGCGGCGGTGGTGATGCAAAACCCCAACTTCTTCGGCGCCATCGAGGAGATGGATGCCGCAGCCGCCATCGCCCACCGGCACGGCGCGCTCCTCGTGGCCGTGGTCGACCCCATCTCGCTGGGCATCCTGGCGCCCCCGGGCGAGTACGGCGCCGACATCGCGGTCGGCGAGGGCCAGGCTCTGGGCAACGCCATCAGCTTCGGCGGCCCGTACCTGGGCTTCTTCGCTGCCCGCCGGGAGCTGATCCGCCGCATGCCGGGGCGCATCGTGGGTATCAGCCGCGACGTGGAGGGCCGGCGCGGGTTCGTACTGACGCTGCAGACCCGTGAGCAGCACATCCGCCGGGAGCGCGCCACCTCCAACATCTGTACCAACCAAGCCCTCAACGCCCTGGCCGCCACGGTCTACCTGGCCATGCTCGGCCGCCAGGGCATCCGCCGGGTCGGCGAGCTCTGCGTCCAGAAGTCGCACTACGCCTTCGAGCGCCTCACCAAGGTGCCGGGCATCCGGCCGGCGTGGGACGCGCCGTTCTTCAAGGAGTTCGTGGTGGAGATGGACGGTGCCGTGCCCGAGGTGCTGACCCGACTCTGGCAGGAGTACGGCATCATCGGCGGGCTGCCCCTGGGCCGCTTCTACGACAATCTCGACCGGGCCGTCTTGTGGTGCGTGACCGAGGCCCGCACGCGGGACGAGATCGATCGCCTGGTGGCTGCGTTGCACCAGCTCGGTTGA
- the gcvPB gene encoding aminomethyl-transferring glycine dehydrogenase subunit GcvPB, giving the protein MEQQRVVEGVRPAAAAPEEQDQPLLFERGAPGRVAYQLPPMDVPERPLAELIPPGHLRKEPAPLPELSEVEVVRHFVQLSRRNYGVDVDFYPLGSCTMKYNPKVNEDVAQLPGFARLHPYQPEETVQGALELLWRLERYLCEIAGLHRATLQPAAGAHGELTGLLLIKAYHRDRGEHEQRREIIVPDSAHGTNPASVTMSGYRMVQVPSDARGGVDVEALRRAVGPATAGLMLTNPNTLGLFDEHILEIARIVHDAGGLLYYDGANANAILGISRPGDMGFDIVHFNLHKTFSTPHGGGGPGAGPIVVREELAPYLPVPLVEREGDRFVLVHDRRKSIGRVRSFYGNFGVLVRAYAYIRALGPEGLRRVSETAVINANYLMRLLAEWYELPFDRHCKHEFVLSAVRQKRLGVRAGDIAKRILDFGMHAPTVYFPLVVEEALMIEPPETETKQTLDRFAEVMKTIAEECRSDPDRVRTAPHRTPVRRLDEVTANRNPVVCYRPGA; this is encoded by the coding sequence ATGGAGCAGCAGCGGGTCGTGGAGGGGGTGCGGCCGGCGGCGGCCGCCCCGGAGGAGCAGGACCAGCCCCTTCTCTTCGAGCGGGGCGCGCCCGGGCGGGTCGCCTACCAGCTCCCGCCGATGGACGTGCCGGAGCGGCCCCTGGCCGAGCTGATACCCCCGGGCCACCTGCGCAAGGAGCCGGCACCCCTGCCGGAGCTCTCCGAGGTGGAGGTGGTGCGTCACTTCGTCCAACTCTCCCGCCGCAACTACGGGGTGGACGTCGACTTCTACCCCCTGGGCTCCTGCACGATGAAGTACAATCCCAAGGTCAACGAGGACGTGGCCCAGCTGCCCGGCTTCGCCCGGCTTCACCCCTACCAACCCGAGGAGACGGTGCAGGGCGCCCTGGAGCTCTTGTGGCGGCTGGAGCGCTACCTGTGCGAGATCGCCGGGCTGCACCGGGCCACCCTGCAGCCGGCCGCCGGGGCCCACGGCGAGTTGACGGGGCTGCTGCTCATCAAGGCATACCACCGCGACCGGGGCGAGCACGAGCAGCGGCGCGAGATCATCGTACCCGACTCGGCGCACGGGACCAACCCGGCCAGTGTCACTATGAGCGGTTATCGCATGGTGCAGGTGCCCAGCGACGCCCGGGGCGGCGTCGACGTCGAGGCCCTGCGGCGGGCCGTCGGGCCGGCCACCGCCGGCCTGATGCTGACCAACCCCAACACGCTGGGGCTCTTCGACGAGCACATCCTGGAGATCGCCCGCATCGTGCACGACGCCGGTGGGTTGCTCTACTACGACGGCGCCAACGCCAACGCGATCCTGGGCATCTCCCGCCCCGGCGACATGGGCTTCGACATCGTCCACTTCAACCTGCACAAGACCTTCTCGACCCCCCACGGCGGCGGGGGGCCCGGAGCCGGCCCCATCGTGGTGCGCGAAGAGCTGGCGCCTTACCTGCCGGTGCCGCTGGTGGAGCGGGAGGGCGACCGGTTCGTCCTGGTCCACGACCGCCGCAAGAGCATCGGCCGGGTGCGCAGCTTCTACGGAAACTTCGGCGTGCTCGTGCGGGCCTACGCGTACATCCGGGCCCTGGGGCCCGAGGGGCTTCGCCGGGTGAGCGAGACGGCCGTCATCAACGCCAACTACCTGATGCGCCTGCTGGCCGAGTGGTACGAACTCCCCTTCGACCGCCACTGCAAGCACGAGTTCGTGCTGTCGGCCGTCCGTCAAAAGCGCCTCGGCGTCCGGGCCGGTGACATCGCCAAGCGGATCCTCGACTTCGGCATGCACGCCCCGACGGTCTACTTCCCGCTGGTCGTCGAGGAGGCCCTCATGATCGAGCCGCCCGAGACGGAGACCAAGCAGACGCTGGACCGCTTCGCCGAGGTGATGAAGACCATCGCCGAGGAGTGCCGGAGCGACCCCGACCGGGTCCGCACCGCGCCCCACCGCACCCCGGTGCGACGCCTCGACGAGGTGACGGCCAACCGCAACCCGGTCGTCTGCTACCGCCCGGGAGCGTGA
- a CDS encoding lipoate--protein ligase family protein, translating into MERWRLLVDPPGPAARNMAVDEAMLWAVEAGIAPPTLRLYRWDPPAVSLGYFQEWGDSLDERACREEGVDVVRRPTGGRAVFHDDEVTYAVVLPPEHPVGGRSVMEGYRRISEALAAGLRRLGIEARLARPPAGPALRGRDALAGACFDAASRYELEWEGRKVVGSAQLRRASGALLQHGSIPLRFDPERTARLLAPGGRGERFLRLILRERAAGLSDAAGRDVGFDETCAALVAGFAETVGIEWQQGSLSPEEQALARRLEHERYGLDSYNRHRPTGRTTEAHRERTCHAAG; encoded by the coding sequence TTGGAGCGCTGGCGCCTCCTGGTGGACCCGCCCGGACCGGCCGCCCGCAATATGGCGGTCGACGAGGCGATGCTGTGGGCGGTGGAGGCGGGCATCGCACCGCCCACCCTGCGGCTCTACCGGTGGGATCCCCCGGCGGTCTCGCTGGGCTACTTCCAGGAGTGGGGCGACAGCCTCGACGAACGCGCCTGCCGGGAGGAGGGCGTCGACGTGGTGCGACGGCCGACGGGCGGGCGGGCGGTCTTTCACGACGACGAGGTGACCTACGCCGTGGTGCTGCCCCCCGAGCATCCCGTGGGGGGGCGCAGCGTCATGGAGGGCTACCGCCGCATCAGCGAGGCGCTGGCGGCCGGCCTACGGCGGCTGGGCATCGAGGCCAGGCTGGCGCGGCCCCCGGCGGGCCCGGCGCTCCGTGGACGCGATGCGCTGGCGGGCGCCTGCTTCGATGCGGCCTCCCGCTACGAGCTGGAGTGGGAGGGGCGCAAGGTCGTCGGCAGCGCCCAGCTACGCCGGGCTTCGGGGGCGCTGCTGCAGCACGGCAGCATCCCCCTGCGCTTCGACCCCGAGCGCACCGCCCGCCTGCTCGCGCCAGGGGGGCGGGGCGAGCGCTTCCTGAGGCTCATCCTGCGGGAGCGGGCGGCCGGCCTGTCGGATGCCGCCGGCCGTGACGTGGGCTTCGACGAGACCTGTGCCGCGCTCGTCGCGGGCTTCGCCGAGACGGTGGGCATCGAGTGGCAGCAGGGATCGCTCTCGCCCGAGGAGCAGGCCCTCGCCCGGCGCCTCGAGCACGAGCGCTACGGCCTCGACTCGTACAACCGCCACCGGCCGACGGGGCGCACGACGGAGGCTCACCGAGAGCGCACGTGCCATGCGGCGGGATGA
- the pheA gene encoding prephenate dehydratase: MGGRGAGYLGPEGSFSHAAARRWASRHPEVGALVPFADLPSLFAAAARGEVACAVCPLENALEGSVVLTLDLWLHESTLAQIGEVTVPVEQWVLVRPGVRLSDVTRVLSHPHALMQCRRTLQALLPGVPLETVSSTAEAARQVASCEQPWAAVAAEEAAARHGLSVAFGPAQDGGPNATRFGVLAHGWPAPTGRDRTTLVVGSLQDRPGLLRDLLDAFATRAINLTRIESRPSREGLGRYLFVIDLEGHLTDPAVRDALREVRRQVGYLRVMGSYPRDQDTTDHP; encoded by the coding sequence ATGGGCGGGCGGGGGGCCGGATACCTGGGACCCGAGGGCAGCTTCAGCCACGCGGCGGCTCGCCGCTGGGCGAGCCGTCATCCCGAGGTCGGAGCCCTGGTGCCCTTCGCGGATCTGCCCTCCCTCTTCGCGGCCGCGGCCCGCGGCGAGGTGGCCTGCGCCGTCTGTCCCCTGGAGAACGCCCTGGAGGGCTCCGTCGTTTTGACGCTGGATCTGTGGCTGCACGAGAGCACACTGGCCCAGATCGGCGAGGTGACGGTGCCCGTCGAGCAGTGGGTGCTGGTGCGACCGGGCGTGAGGCTCTCCGACGTCACCCGGGTGCTGTCGCATCCGCATGCGCTGATGCAGTGCCGGCGCACCTTGCAGGCGCTGCTACCCGGCGTGCCCCTGGAGACGGTGAGTTCGACCGCCGAGGCCGCCCGCCAGGTCGCCTCCTGCGAGCAGCCCTGGGCTGCGGTGGCGGCGGAGGAGGCGGCGGCGCGGCACGGGCTTTCGGTGGCGTTCGGGCCGGCGCAAGACGGGGGGCCCAATGCGACACGCTTCGGCGTGCTGGCCCATGGCTGGCCGGCCCCCACCGGGCGGGACCGCACCACTCTGGTGGTGGGCAGCCTCCAGGACCGTCCCGGGCTGCTGCGGGACCTGCTGGACGCCTTCGCAACCCGCGCCATCAACCTGACCCGCATCGAGTCGCGGCCCTCACGGGAGGGCCTGGGACGCTACCTCTTCGTCATCGACCTGGAGGGCCACCTCACCGATCCGGCCGTGCGCGACGCCCTGCGGGAGGTGCGCCGCCAGGTCGGCTACCTGCGGGTCATGGGCTCCTATCCTCGCGACCAGGACACGACCGACCACCCTTGA
- a CDS encoding DNA-3-methyladenine glycosylase family protein produces MSGKRRRDVWRLRISPLDRYGEPIDLLLTLDGGQTFRWHPRGDGSLDGMAGEWRLHVQLDPRLAPGELVVDAGPSCGAGTALEVREALAWLLDLDRDYRTARDRLLALDPTLAQAVTATRGLRVVRLDPWEAVLSFVLSSHTHIARIKGMLGRLCEAAGEGERPGSLPSPETVAGMGEPALRRLGLGYRAAYLAGTARRLADDPHFLEQGRQLATPDLIRHLQALPGVGEKVAHCIALFGYGRWDAFPIDRWAQRALEGAYFGGRNMPVRELQSFVQGRFGRLAGLAQAHLFAHARKAGRDPGPAAIEGGAWHRSCP; encoded by the coding sequence GTGAGTGGCAAGAGGCGCCGAGACGTCTGGAGATTGCGCATCAGTCCGCTGGACCGCTACGGCGAGCCCATCGACCTCCTGCTCACGCTCGACGGCGGCCAGACGTTTCGGTGGCACCCTCGAGGCGACGGCTCGCTCGATGGGATGGCAGGCGAGTGGCGGCTGCACGTGCAGCTGGACCCTCGCCTCGCGCCCGGGGAGCTGGTGGTCGACGCGGGACCGTCATGCGGGGCCGGCACGGCCCTCGAGGTCCGAGAGGCCCTGGCCTGGCTGCTGGACCTGGACCGTGACTACCGCACGGCCCGAGACCGTCTCTTGGCCCTGGACCCGACGCTGGCGCAGGCGGTGACGGCCACCCGGGGGCTGCGGGTCGTGCGGTTGGACCCGTGGGAGGCCGTGCTCTCCTTCGTGCTCTCCTCGCACACGCACATCGCCCGCATCAAGGGCATGCTGGGGCGCCTGTGTGAGGCGGCCGGCGAGGGCGAGCGCCCCGGCAGCCTGCCGTCGCCTGAGACCGTGGCGGGCATGGGCGAGCCCGCGTTGCGCCGTCTGGGGCTGGGCTATCGCGCGGCCTACCTGGCCGGGACGGCTCGGCGGCTGGCCGACGACCCGCACTTCCTGGAGCAGGGGCGACAGCTGGCCACCCCCGACCTGATCCGGCACCTGCAGGCGCTGCCCGGGGTGGGGGAGAAGGTGGCCCACTGCATCGCGCTCTTCGGCTACGGCCGATGGGACGCCTTTCCCATCGACCGATGGGCGCAGCGGGCCCTGGAGGGCGCCTACTTCGGCGGTCGCAACATGCCGGTGAGGGAGCTGCAGTCGTTCGTGCAAGGCCGCTTCGGACGCCTGGCGGGCCTGGCCCAGGCGCATCTCTTCGCCCATGCGCGCAAGGCCGGGCGCGACCCCGGGCCGGCCGCGATCGAGGGCGGGGCGTGGCATCGCTCGTGCCCCTAA
- a CDS encoding DUF951 domain-containing protein: MPLKLYLGDVVQMRKSHPCGSDQWEVLRTGMDIRIRCVGCGHVVLMPRRRFERAFKRFVRRPVLEPPPQTPPPAP, translated from the coding sequence GTGCCCCTAAAGCTCTACCTGGGTGACGTCGTGCAGATGCGCAAGTCGCACCCGTGCGGCTCCGACCAGTGGGAGGTGCTGCGCACGGGGATGGACATCCGCATTCGCTGCGTGGGATGCGGACATGTCGTGCTGATGCCGAGGCGCCGATTCGAGAGGGCCTTCAAGCGGTTCGTGCGGCGCCCCGTGCTGGAGCCGCCCCCACAGACGCCGCCCCCGGCCCCGTGA
- a CDS encoding QueT transporter family protein, with amino-acid sequence MARAALIAGLYVALTALVLPLSFGVPLGPVVIELRISEALAVLPLRYPESVPALFVGVWLANLMGGLGPWDVWGGSLVTLLAAYLTWRHRRHRLAVLWPVAANGLLVSAYLSVLLGLPYWATAIGITASEALVVLGLGMPLLRLLDRRVPS; translated from the coding sequence GTGGCGCGTGCCGCGCTCATCGCCGGGCTCTACGTCGCCTTGACGGCCCTGGTGCTGCCGCTCAGCTTCGGGGTACCCCTGGGGCCGGTGGTCATCGAGCTTCGCATCAGTGAGGCGCTGGCGGTGTTGCCGTTGCGCTACCCGGAGTCGGTGCCGGCCCTCTTCGTCGGCGTCTGGCTGGCCAACCTGATGGGCGGGTTGGGCCCGTGGGATGTCTGGGGGGGCAGTCTGGTCACGCTGCTGGCGGCCTACCTGACGTGGCGCCACCGTCGCCACCGCTTGGCCGTCCTGTGGCCGGTGGCCGCCAACGGGCTCCTGGTCAGTGCCTACCTCAGCGTCTTGCTGGGCTTGCCCTACTGGGCCACGGCGATCGGCATCACCGCCAGCGAGGCGCTGGTGGTGCTGGGGCTGGGGATGCCGCTCTTGAGGCTCCTGGACCGCCGGGTCCCGTCCTGA
- a CDS encoding thiamine pyrophosphate-dependent dehydrogenase E1 component subunit alpha, translating to MLRTAKEATASKSVDVALEAIGAERLLAMYRIMVLSRALDERMWIVQRQGKVPFVITAQGQEAAQVGAAMALRPGHDVVLPYYRDMTLMLALGMTPRELMLNVFSRAEDPNSGGRQMPAHFSLPRLRVLTGSSPVGTQIPHAAGAALASRLRGEDSVTFCSFGEGATSTGDFHEGVNFAAVLQLPVIFFCQNNRYAISVPQRRQMAVESVAARAAAYGIEGVSVDGQDPVAVYQVVSQAVERARAGAGPTLIEAVTYRYVPHTSDDDDRVYRSRDEVDQSRRRDPIPLLRDRLVEAGLWDDAREQALREEVARIVDDATAYAEQAPPPDPATVARHLFAEPAAES from the coding sequence ATGTTGCGAACGGCCAAGGAGGCCACGGCGTCGAAGTCGGTGGACGTCGCGCTCGAGGCCATCGGGGCCGAGCGGCTCCTGGCGATGTACCGGATCATGGTGCTCTCACGGGCCCTCGACGAACGCATGTGGATCGTCCAGCGCCAGGGCAAGGTACCCTTCGTCATCACGGCACAGGGGCAGGAGGCCGCCCAGGTCGGGGCTGCCATGGCCCTGCGCCCCGGCCATGACGTCGTCCTGCCCTACTACCGCGACATGACCCTGATGCTCGCCCTGGGGATGACGCCCCGGGAGCTGATGCTCAACGTCTTCTCCCGGGCGGAAGACCCCAACAGCGGGGGGCGCCAGATGCCGGCGCACTTCAGCCTGCCCCGCCTGCGGGTCTTGACCGGCTCCAGCCCCGTGGGTACTCAGATCCCTCACGCCGCCGGAGCGGCCCTGGCCAGCCGCCTGCGGGGCGAGGACAGCGTCACCTTCTGCTCCTTCGGCGAGGGGGCGACCAGCACGGGCGACTTCCACGAGGGCGTCAACTTCGCCGCGGTGCTGCAGCTGCCGGTCATCTTCTTCTGCCAGAACAACCGCTACGCCATCTCCGTCCCCCAGCGCCGCCAGATGGCCGTGGAGAGCGTGGCTGCCAGGGCCGCGGCCTACGGCATCGAGGGGGTCAGCGTCGACGGGCAGGACCCCGTCGCGGTCTACCAGGTGGTATCGCAGGCGGTCGAGCGGGCCCGCGCGGGCGCTGGCCCGACCCTGATCGAAGCCGTCACCTACCGCTACGTGCCGCACACCAGCGACGACGACGACCGGGTGTACCGGAGCCGAGACGAAGTGGACCAATCCCGACGGCGCGACCCGATCCCGCTCCTGCGGGACCGGTTGGTGGAGGCGGGTCTATGGGACGACGCCCGGGAGCAGGCCCTGCGGGAGGAGGTGGCACGGATCGTCGACGATGCCACCGCCTACGCCGAGCAGGCACCGCCGCCCGATCCGGCCACCGTCGCGCGCCATCTCTTCGCCGAGCCTGCGGCCGAGAGCTGA
- a CDS encoding alpha-ketoacid dehydrogenase subunit beta: MAVKRMIEAIREALDEEMARDPRVIVLGEDVGVKGGVFVATRGLIEKYGPDRVIDTPLSESGIVGVAIGAAMNGLRPVAEIQFADFIHPAMDQIINEAARIRYRSNGAWGCPVVVRAPYGAGIRGGLYHSQSVESFFAHVPGLKVVIPSTPADAKGLLKSAIRDEDPVIFLEPKRGYRAIQGEVPDGDWVVPIGPARIAREGDRLTAVAYGMMLHLALQAAEQVAGEGIEVEVIDLRTLAPLDRSTILASVRKTGRLLVVHEDNRTLGMGAEVAALVAEEALYDLDAPVRRVTMPDLPATPFAAVLEDAVLPDTQRIAQAMRDLARE, encoded by the coding sequence TTGGCCGTCAAGCGTATGATCGAGGCGATCCGGGAGGCGCTGGACGAGGAGATGGCCCGGGACCCGCGGGTCATCGTCCTGGGGGAGGACGTGGGCGTCAAGGGGGGTGTCTTCGTCGCCACCCGCGGCCTCATCGAGAAGTACGGGCCCGACCGGGTCATCGACACGCCCCTCTCGGAGTCGGGCATCGTCGGGGTGGCCATCGGCGCGGCCATGAATGGCCTGCGGCCCGTGGCGGAGATTCAGTTCGCCGACTTCATCCACCCGGCGATGGATCAGATCATCAACGAGGCGGCGCGCATCCGCTACCGCTCCAATGGGGCGTGGGGATGCCCGGTGGTGGTGCGCGCGCCGTACGGGGCCGGCATCCGTGGGGGCCTGTACCACTCGCAGTCGGTGGAGAGCTTCTTCGCCCACGTCCCCGGGCTCAAGGTGGTCATCCCCTCGACGCCGGCCGACGCCAAGGGGCTGCTCAAGAGCGCCATAAGGGACGAGGACCCGGTCATCTTCCTGGAGCCCAAGCGAGGCTACCGCGCCATCCAGGGAGAGGTGCCCGACGGCGACTGGGTGGTGCCCATCGGGCCCGCCCGAATCGCCCGCGAGGGGGACCGGCTCACCGCCGTCGCCTACGGCATGATGCTGCACCTGGCGCTGCAGGCGGCCGAGCAGGTGGCGGGGGAGGGGATCGAGGTGGAGGTGATCGACCTCAGAACGCTGGCCCCCCTCGACCGCTCGACCATCCTGGCGTCGGTGCGCAAGACGGGCCGGCTGCTGGTCGTCCACGAGGATAACCGCACCCTGGGCATGGGGGCCGAGGTCGCTGCCCTAGTGGCCGAGGAGGCCCTCTACGACCTGGACGCGCCCGTGAGGCGCGTCACCATGCCCGATCTGCCGGCCACGCCCTTCGCCGCCGTGCTGGAGGATGCCGTACTGCCCGATACCCAACGGATCGCGCAGGCGATGCGAGATCTCGCCCGCGAGTGA
- a CDS encoding dihydrolipoamide acetyltransferase family protein, whose translation MVIDVVMPQLGESVTEGQIVRWLKQPNQPVARFEPLVEVLTDKVTVEVPSPVEGRLLSIEVPEGETVPVGTVIARLEAAGATAPATPEPRPAGTVQSTGPGPAGLDAEGATGGGGAEARYSPAVRRLAREHGVDLARVRGTGHGGRVTREDVLAYVAARQRQATAPPSAPPEPPSTPQRPPAVSPGRTPEPAGAVPASPVRQVIARRMVESWTTIPHAWTMVEADVTALAALREQVRETFVRREGFELTYLPFAVKAVVETLQEHPELNASWQDGRIVYHRSVHVGVAVGLEDALLVPVIREAERLSLVGLARALHDLVRRARERRLGADETAGGTFTVNNTGALGSVLSAPIINPPQAAILTTEAVQRRLVVLKDDQLAIRSIMALCLSFDHRVADGVQALRFLNGVKRRLEAFGPGMPLA comes from the coding sequence GTGGTCATCGACGTCGTCATGCCCCAGCTCGGGGAGAGCGTCACCGAGGGACAGATCGTCCGGTGGCTCAAGCAGCCGAACCAGCCCGTCGCCCGCTTCGAGCCCCTGGTGGAGGTGCTGACCGACAAGGTGACCGTGGAGGTGCCCTCGCCCGTCGAGGGGCGGCTGCTGTCCATCGAGGTGCCCGAGGGGGAGACGGTGCCGGTGGGCACCGTCATCGCCCGTCTCGAGGCGGCCGGGGCCACCGCCCCCGCGACGCCCGAGCCGCGGCCTGCGGGTACCGTGCAGAGCACCGGGCCGGGGCCGGCAGGTCTCGATGCCGAGGGCGCGACAGGGGGCGGCGGCGCCGAGGCACGCTACTCGCCTGCCGTGCGGCGCCTGGCGCGTGAGCACGGCGTCGACCTCGCCCGAGTGAGGGGAACCGGCCATGGGGGCCGGGTGACCCGAGAAGACGTGCTCGCCTACGTCGCGGCCCGGCAGCGCCAGGCAACGGCCCCTCCGTCAGCTCCGCCCGAGCCGCCGTCCACCCCGCAGCGGCCGCCCGCCGTGTCGCCGGGGCGGACACCCGAGCCGGCCGGCGCCGTGCCGGCCAGCCCGGTGCGCCAGGTGATCGCCCGCCGCATGGTCGAGAGCTGGACGACCATCCCGCACGCCTGGACCATGGTAGAGGCCGACGTGACGGCCCTGGCCGCGTTGCGCGAGCAGGTGCGGGAGACGTTCGTGCGGCGGGAGGGCTTCGAGCTGACGTACCTGCCCTTCGCCGTCAAGGCCGTCGTCGAGACGCTGCAGGAGCACCCCGAGCTCAACGCCTCCTGGCAGGACGGGCGCATCGTCTACCACCGATCCGTCCACGTCGGGGTCGCGGTGGGGCTGGAGGACGCCCTGCTGGTACCGGTCATCCGGGAGGCCGAGCGGCTCAGCCTGGTGGGGCTGGCGCGGGCGCTCCACGATCTGGTGCGACGGGCCCGCGAGAGGCGCCTGGGCGCGGACGAGACCGCCGGCGGCACCTTCACCGTCAACAACACCGGCGCCTTGGGCTCGGTGCTCTCGGCCCCCATCATCAACCCGCCCCAGGCCGCGATCCTGACCACCGAGGCGGTCCAGCGACGGCTGGTGGTGCTCAAGGACGACCAGCTGGCGATCCGGTCCATCATGGCGCTGTGCCTCTCCTTCGACCACCGGGTCGCGGACGGGGTGCAGGCGCTGAGGTTCCTCAACGGTGTCAAGCGCCGCCTGGAGGCGTTCGGGCCGGGTATGCCGCTGGCCTGA
- the rpsF gene encoding 30S ribosomal protein S6 — MRPYEAVVVLTPTLESEEAYESLVARLQKVIADGGGLLRAVERWGRRRLAYPIERHHDGYYVLLQFDSEPAVTKELDRVLRITDAVLRHLVVRRHEDAEDQAPEAVAVGEEGSPEP; from the coding sequence ATGCGCCCCTACGAGGCCGTGGTGGTGCTGACGCCCACCCTGGAGTCGGAGGAGGCCTACGAGAGCCTCGTCGCCCGACTGCAGAAGGTCATCGCCGACGGCGGCGGCCTCTTGCGAGCCGTCGAGCGGTGGGGTCGTCGACGTCTGGCCTATCCCATCGAGCGCCACCACGACGGCTACTACGTGCTCCTGCAGTTCGACTCGGAGCCAGCCGTCACCAAGGAGCTGGATCGGGTGCTGCGCATCACCGACGCCGTCTTGCGGCATCTGGTCGTGAGGCGCCATGAGGACGCCGAGGACCAGGCCCCCGAGGCCGTGGCCGTCGGTGAGGAAGGGAGCCCCGAGCCATGA
- a CDS encoding single-stranded DNA-binding protein produces MINRIILVGRAVRDAELRYTGSGAAVTRFRIAVDRPFTNQQGERETDFIDVVCWRKLAETVGAYVRKGRLVGVDGRLQIRTYEDANGVRRVQPEVVADRVSFLGPPARGTEEGGAEPDDTGFADDLGEVAAADEPPF; encoded by the coding sequence ATGATCAACCGCATCATCCTCGTAGGCCGGGCTGTCCGCGACGCCGAGCTGCGCTACACCGGGTCGGGTGCCGCCGTCACCCGCTTCCGCATCGCGGTGGACAGGCCGTTCACCAACCAGCAGGGCGAGCGGGAGACGGACTTCATCGACGTGGTCTGCTGGCGCAAGCTGGCCGAGACGGTCGGCGCCTACGTGCGCAAGGGCCGCCTGGTGGGGGTGGACGGGCGGCTGCAGATCCGCACGTACGAGGATGCCAACGGGGTGCGACGGGTACAGCCGGAGGTGGTGGCCGACCGGGTCTCCTTCCTCGGGCCGCCCGCGCGGGGCACCGAGGAGGGTGGCGCGGAGCCTGACGACACGGGCTTCGCCGATGACCTGGGCGAGGTGGCTGCCGCCGACGAGCCGCCGTTTTGA